The sequence below is a genomic window from Haematobia irritans isolate KBUSLIRL chromosome 3, ASM5000362v1, whole genome shotgun sequence.
CCTCGTCCATCTCATCCTCAACAATAGAAAAATCATCACAACATCTACACTCCGAATAGAAGATCGATTTCCAACTTCCATTAACAAGTGGATATTGGCCAAGTCTATAATGTATACACCATCACATAAACACGTCCATACGAGTATGTGTTAGtaggtttatttgtatttaatagtttttaatttagttgTAGTGATATTTAATTCgatgtatatttgtttttttttattattttcctcATCTAAGCGCATTTTCATTATAGtcctaaattaatttttatacattaAATCGATGGTATTCCTGTACAtagacatacatatatacatttgcGTAGCAACACTTGCTTCATGTGTAGTAttatttttattcgtattttattttttcattcgaaCTTATTAAGGTTTTTTAGTCATtcgttttttgattttgttttttttttcgttttgttaatTAAGCCATACAATTGTACAGAAAATGTTAGAAAGAAAgaatacgaaataaaattgaaaaccaagaatttgtaaaataaaatgtagtagttcttttattttcaaaaattatatttaagttGGTGTAGCTAGGGGGTCCTGGGGTGCTAAACACTTAAATACCAGACAAGTTATATCattaaattaagtaaatatttttcggctaattcgagaaaatttattaaaaataattaattattttcacttgttaaagaaaatttcctcgtTTGAAggtaaacaagtaaatacggccgtaagttcagccatgccgaagcttatgtaccctccaccatggattgcgtagaaacttcttctaaacactgtcatccacaatcgaattacttgcggtaacgcttgccgatggcaaggtatcttaaaacctcataacatcgtcttctaaattgtaagtaagcccatacgcggtatatattgaatcaaaaaataccgattaaatacgtatgtaattcagtttgacaaagttttctaaagggtgatacggtcaaaatttggttaatataaatttgacgtatttctttcaattttgcatttaaaaaacctgaacacccctcattttgaaggtgtgtgtgtagaatgttgctcctatttttattttggagttcactcttcagttgtcaaaatgccgtccaagcaagaagaacagcgtatcaaaattttgctcgcgcatcgcgaaaatccgagctactcgcacgcaaagctggcaaaattgctaaaagttgccaaatcaaccgttacaaatgtaattaaagtgtttggggaacgtttgtcgtcagccaggaagtctggatcggggggaaatcgaaaaccggaagccgctgagacgacaaagagagttgccggtagttcctctctctccgagatgccgcaaataagctgggtgtatcgtctacaaccgtgcatcgagaagtctatcaaattctgtccagatcgaatgatatttaaatgtatgtatttgggacaaacatttatatatagcccccaacacatttgacggatgtgatatggtatcgactttagactttccttacttgttttccaatctctttgtttttaattttttcatgaaattaatataactaataataaaaataaaatactatcacgctagaacgtgtaaaactcCCCAATATGACtttgttttgttctgaaattcgctgaagttcgctaacgtgaactgTCTTGGTTTTAATTATTTCTTGAACAACTATGTCAGATTAAGTATAGTAGCAGCTGGTTATTTAAAGCTCACTTGAGACTCTGTAGGCCATTGTGATACAGCAGTTGGTGATATTCCCTCAATTTTACTTCGGAATTCCGTGTTCTTACGAACCATGAAGTTGTTTGCTGAAGACAAAACCGTTCCAATTTGACTTCTGAGCCCTCCTCTTAtggtcatccgattcagttgaaatctaCTGACATAACCTTTAACAAGGCctcaaaaaattgtccatatcggtccataattatatctagcacCCAAACAAACCGGCCCCATATTTGACTTACTGAACCTCATCGAGGAACAAATTGAGTccaatcccgttgaaattttgtgtacgATCTCAGTATACGCCCCCTATATATAGAACCATATCAGGTTAATATTTACATATACACATGTGGGCAGAAAAATAGgtgtaagaatttttgtttttaaacaaggccatgatttttctattttatgttgtttattgaatatttcggaattatttataaagtagacatacagtatgtcaagaaagtcttttgacattgccaaatatttcaaattctagaaataattgaaatattaaatattttattaaatttttaattctgtgtacgtatgtatactttgcaaaatacataataaaatatttttttttttttaatttcattatatttaattttggaacaaaacataatttttatcccattgtcaaaacactttcttgacaaactgtatgtcgtgtatttaaaaatttgtttagaattCAGATAGGACTAAATAAtaacttaaaataaattaaattcaaaacatCATCGAATTTTATGTGGACAGTAAAATAGGTGTATatgaaaaaaacatgaaaataatataAGAATTTGTACATTAAAGTTACTGTTTGCACTAAGCATCAAACAAGGTCGCTAATATCCTGTATATTCTCCGGGATTTTTAAGGACTGCTTCAATTCTCTTAGACATGGATAAAATTAACTTATGACATATATCGACTTGTATATTATACCatactttttgaatattttcccaaaattgtttttttgtacCTGCAGGGAAGCTTGGAGAAATCTCTCTTGAGTTCGCCCCAAAGGTTGTCAATGCGATTGAGGTCGGTGGACTGACTTGACCACTCAACAACGTTCGATTTATGACCCCGAAACCATTCACTCACCAACTTTGATTATTGTTTCGGGTCGTTATCTCCAAACAGGTGGCATAGTTTCCTCAGCGTATGGTAGCATAACTGTCTCCAACATATTCTAGTAAACAAAatagaataacaggttggctgataagtccccggtccgacacatagatggcgtcgctagtattaccaaccttcaaatgattcgtgtcaaaatttgacgtctgtaagtcaattagtttgtgagatagagcgtctttggtgaagcaacttttgttattgtgaaaaaaatggaaaaaaggaatttcgtgttttgataaaatactgttttctgaaggacagtaatacggtggaagcaaaaacttggcttgataatgagtttccggactatgccccagggaaatcaacaataattgattggtatgcaaaattcaagcgtggtgaaatgagcacggagaacggtgaacgcagtggacgcccgaaagaggtggttaccgacgaaaacatcaaaaaaatccacaaaataatattgaatgaccgtaaaatgaagttgatcgagatagcaaaggccttaaagatatcaaaggaacgtgttgatcatatcattcatcaatatttggatatgcggaagctctgtgcaaaatgggtgccgcgcgagctcacatttgaccaaaaacaacaacgtgttgatgattctgagcggtgtttgcagctgttaactcataatacacccgagtttttccgtcgatatgtgacaatggatgaaacatggctccatcactgcactcctgagtccaatcgacagtcggctgagtggacagcgaccggtgaaccatctccgaagcgtggaaagactcaaaagtgcgctggcaaagtaatgacctctgttttttgggatgcgcatggaatcatttttatcgattatcttgagaagggaaaaaccatcaacagtgactattatatggcgtttttggagcgtttgaaggtcgaaatcgcggcaaaacggccccatatgaagaagaaaaaagtgttgttccaccaagacaacgcaccgtgccacaagtcattgagaacgatggcaaaaattcatgaattgggctccgaattgcttccccacccaccgtattctccagatctggaccccagcaactttttctttttctcagacctcaaaaggatgctcgcaggaaaaaatgcaatgaagaggtgatcgccgaaactgatgccaattttgaggcaaaaccgaaggagtactaccaaaatggtatcaaaaaattggacggtggttataatcgttgtatcgctcttgaagggaactatgttgaaaaataaaaacgaattttgacaaaaaaatgtgtgttttctttgttagaccggggacttatcagccaacctgttagttcgGAAAGTTCCTTTGAACATTTAAGCAAACATAAAGAGGAGGTTGAGCTTTGGTACATAAAACATGGTACTGAACAAAACGAGGAAAAAGTGGTGAAAAATCATTTGGAACGACGAAACTAAATTCAATCTGCTTGGTAATGATACAGAAAGGAATGTTCGTCGTCCGAAATGGAAAGAATTGCATTttagatttacaaaaaaaaactgttaaaaATTGAGGAGGAAATGTGGGAGGGAGTAGGTCCGATACatcttatataaatacaattgatGGATTTTTGTACCACACCGAAAGaaatttcttcgtaaaaagaacgaaaaatttcgttaaaagtacgaaatttgtcattgttttacaaccaaagaaacttttcattaaaagtacgaaatatttcgtactttttacgaagaaaagttcttccaaaattttcgtagtttgtaagaaaaaaattcgtactttttatgaagaatcttcgtactttttatgaaaaatcttcgtactttttatgaaaatgtttcgtactttttatgaaaaattttcgtagtttttatgaaaaattttcgtactttttatgaaaaaatttcgtacttttttcagaaaaatcttcgaacttttagaaaaaaaaatatagtcgaaagtgcatttggttgtagttgcaagtgtgaaaaatgacatcactactttacatcttaagtttttgaataatttttagttttattgcttcacttttattcatagcgcgctatcacccaaatgagaagtagcatagacttgcataaaaaaaatagaataaaggaattcactcaagcacattataaaagacaatttaatgccgcgaacggaaattttataacttcaatgaaacttcttcgttatttcaaagaaaatgtttcgtactttttatgaagaaattttaacgcagaatgtttcgtaaaatattcgtaaaaacttcttcacaaaattcatgaaatgtgaagaaagtttcgttaaaagtacgaactttttacgaagaaaagttaatgtagattgtttcgtagaagtttcgtatattcgtaaaatgttcttcgtaaaatttacgaaaatgaatgaaaatttcgttattttaatgaagaattcaggaagaatagttaatgaagaattcttcgtaaaattaacgaagagaattctttcggtgtaggatgggggtatattaactttgtcattccgtttgtaacacatcgaaatattgctctaagaccccataaagtatatatattctgggtcgtggtgaaattctgagtcgatctaagcatgtccgtccgtccgtccgtccgtccgtccgtctgttgaaatcacgctaacttccgaacgaaacaagctatcgacttgaaacttggcacaagtagttgttatcgatgtaggtcggatggtattgaaaatgggccatatcggtccacttttacgtatagcccccatataaagggaccctcagatttggattgtggagcctctaacagaagcatatttcatccgatccggctgaaatttggtatattgtgttggtatatggtctctaataaccatgcaaaaattggtccacatcggttcataattatatatagcccccatataaaccgatctccagatttggcttgcggagcctaaaagagaagcaaatttcatccgatccggctgaaatttggtacatgatgttggtatatggtctctaacaaccatgcaaaaattggtccacatcggtccataattatatatagaccccatataaaccgatctccagatttggcttgcgaagcctcaaagaggagcaaattgcatccgatccggttgtaatttggaacatggtgttagtatatgatctttaacaaccgtgccagaattggtccatatcggtctataattatatatagcccccatataaaacattctccagatttgacctccggagcctcttggaggagcaaaattcatccgatccggttcaaattaggcacgtggtgttagtatatggtcgctaacaaccataccaaaattggtccaatcacaaaaaaattggtccatatcggctcataatcatggttgccactagagccaaaaataatctaccaaaattttatttctatagaaaattttgtcaaaatgttatttctagagaaaattttgttaaaattttatttctgtataaatttttgtgaaaattttctttctatagaaaattttgtcaaaattttatttctatagaaaattttgttaaaattttatttctatagaaaattttgttaaaattttatttctgtagaaaattttgccaaaattttatgtctactttgtcaaactgaattatatacgtattggatcgatcttttttgatttaatatataccacgtatggacttacatacaatttagaagatggtgttaggaggttttaagataccttgccatcggcaagcgttaccgcaacttatgtaattcgattgtggatggcagtgtttagatgaagtttctacgcaatccatggtggaggtacataagattcggcctggccgaacttacggccgtatacacttgttttaacttaatttattttaatttattatttagtcCTATCCGAAAtctaaactaatttttaaatacacGACATATGTCTACTTTATAAATAATTccgaaatattcaataaaaaacataaaatagaaaaaccatggccttgtttaaaaaaaaaaaaatcttacaccTATTTTTCTGTCCACATGTGTATATAGGatcctctatataaaattatcaaGAATGTAGATGGCGCCTTTCTATTTTATCTAACGTAAATTCCATATGATCtaaatcaaaatttagaaaagttttaggagcccaacccaattaattcggttgtggatgacggtctttaggttaggttaggtggctgcccgatgtatcaggctcacttagacattcagtccattgtgataccacattgttgaACAGTCATTAGTAGAACTTTATAttcaatccacggtggagggcacataaaattcggcctggtggtactttatatacttgtttacattTAATATGAACCCAATCGTCATTGTACCAAAAACAAAGCACTTTGGTACAATATATATCTTGCGAACAACGGACAGATAGTATAATGGATAAAAATGAATGGATGGACAGCCAATTCCTGATCGACTCACGAGATGATTCTTAATCCTTCACAAAGTGGAGTCTAGATTCCTTTTAAATTTTCACCCAGATAGCGCCTTCTCTAAAAATCAGTATTTGCCCTCTATATATAGAACCATATCAggttaatatttataaataggctccactatataaaattatcaattaaaagttttaagatagtaGCACAAGTATTCGGTTGTAAatgagtctttagtagaactatcTGGGTTGAGTAAAACACggcacataaaattcggcctggccgaactttcgtccGGATATACTTGTTTACATTGCTGTTTCTTCTCTAAAAATCagtattataattttatagtaAATGTTTGCCTTCGAAAATTTAACAACACAAAATTATACCTTTATCTTTTTTTCAAAacggattttgttttattaatctTTTGTTTTATGCACAATTTATCCACATTACTCTCGGACGTTGTTCATTCAATAAACAACTCATTAACATAAAAAACATATGgtcattaaaaaaaagaaaaggttTCACTTCATCGGCAAACCACAAATCGACGACTGACAACTATTTAGATACATAGCATCTATTTAGCTTGGGTAGCCTTCTTGGGTTTGGCTTGAGTGCCTTCACGGAATCCGTTACGGAAACGTCTACGGACAACCTTCAAATGACGCATGCGGCCAGTACCAGTGGTCTTCCTCCTCTTGGCCTTGATGGACCAGTTgtctgtaataaaaaaaaacaagagattGGAGAATTAGTATCAATAATCAGATATTAGAATTGTGGAAAAATGTTTATGGAATACAATGTACAAAACAAATCAAATGGTTActgagatatatatatatataaatacccTTTAACCCATGAATTTTGAAGAGTTTCAATTATTCTGCCTGTGTGCTTGGGACGCAATGCCATGGCAAAAGAGCAAAGATCTTCAAAACACAGACATTGGTTAAATTCACTTATATTTAAAACTTATTGAAATAGTTTCTAAGTTGGAAAGTTGAATTGATTAAAGTTTCTATGGGGAgaactttttttgagaaatacacCTGCTGTATGggtgaatccatctggagtttttGAAGCActcaaaatgtcaccagcattactgagctaACCAAGAAATGAAGATTAATATCTTTTTGGAATTGACCGAAACTGGTGTAGAAtaattttaaccctggacagtcatccttcgtcaaaatgacgacgcgtaatttcattttcgatttaaaatgcattttggtcgattaggaaatgataaatttaagttatactaattcaaccattttatgattttttatcttatactaattaaaaacaaattgaataaggaaataaactcaattttggttctTATATTTGCTCGcgatgcaaattatagcgtcgtgaaataagccgtagtcaaaatgacgaaggatgacgttagtgtacaaaaaataaggaagactttccagggttaaatattttaaaaattcctaatCTGCTTAGAATGTTACCCTTATTTGTAGagacaaaattctcaattcCCAAAATGGAgcttaagttaattttttcccTACATCAATcatatattcttttttttttagtaatatCCCTTATATGATCACTTTCATATTagcttttttttgctatagacaattggcGCCAATTATTGTGACGGAGATAGATTTGCCGGACATTACATGAGATAATCAGATATAAGCTCCTCCAAATGTAGTTAGGCTATTTTTTGTAACATTGGAAACATGATGGTTTGATAGGGTCTTCAGGAAAAATGaagtaggaaaaaaattggataaacatTTGGGAAAAAAAGTTTCCCTTTGACATGACTCCAAGATTTGGAGatgaatattgaaaaattttcttttatcatTGGAAACAAAGTTAGAAGACCCTCAAGCAATTCTACTGAGCTCCTAACGGCGATTTCCCCCGTACTGACGTTCAAAGCAAGTGAAGTCCGTGTCAATAGATTTCGCATGATATTAAagagatttgtatgaaatttttgtaacccATCACCAAATGGTGTTGGTGAAAATATAGGGGAAAAAGTGATCGCTGAAAGTTCAATTCTACAACGACTCGATTTATGAAGTTTCATCATAAAATACATATGGCACATTTAAATCATGTTGACTTGAAAAACGTTATAGTATGAAATCGTATTGTTTTCGAATGGCTTTCAAACGTTTACGGTTACTGGAATAAGATCCAAACCCCGATATAAGCGCCACTAACCAtaacaaaaatgaattttaatgaGAAATCTACAAGATGAGTTATTCTTCATAAAATATAGTATTctacaatttcttttaaaaatacttACAGGAACGCAACTTAGCAGCAGGATAGCCGCATTGGGCACAAGTTGACTTTTGAATGTGGTAGGAGGAGCGACCGCAACGACGACACAAGGTGTGTGTCTTATTATGGCGTTTACCAAAGCTGGATGTACCTTTCGTCTGcggaaaaaacaaaataaattattccTTATTCACATATTTGTTATttgcaaataacattttaaatctttGCCAACTTAAAACCATCACGTTTAGAGTttgtaaacataaaattttaaatcaccaTTTCACTTCACTTTTGCCATTACATTTTCCAATTACTTTCACAAAACATCTTCTAcgaaacaaaaattgtattgtCTTTTATAcattctaaatattatttcaactTTTTCACGTATGATGGTTTTAAAAATTcaagatttaaaaatattttcacaaagtaTTAATAAATTCCTACCATCTTGGATCGAAAGACCGCAGAAGAAAGAGCGACACAAGAAAGAGAACAATTACAgccaacttcacatattttgacAGCTGTCAATAGGAACTGCAGCCAACTTAGCTACGAACGATGGGCAACACAACAAGTagcaatataaagggtgattcttttgaggttaggattttcatgcattagtatttgacagatcacgtgggatttcagacatggtgtcaaagagaaagatgctcagtatgctttgacatttcatcatgaatagacgaacgatctgccacaacgtcgaattttcagtgaatgggccctagaaaagttggcagaaaatccgcttttttatcgacaaattttgttcagcgatgaggctcatttctggttgaatggctacgtaaataagcaaaattgccgcatttggagtgaagagcaaccagaagccgttcaagaactgcccatgcatcccgaaaaatgcactgtttggtgtggtttgtacgctggtggaatcattggaccgtattttttcaaagatgctgttggacgcaacgttacggtgaatggcgatcgctatcgttcgatgctaacaaactttttgttgccaaaaatggaagaactgaacttggttgacatgtggtttcaacaagatggcgctacatgccacacagctcgcgattctatggccattttgagggaaaacttcggagaacaattcatctcaagaaatggaccggaagttggccaccaagatcatgcgatttgacgcctttagactattttttgtggggctacgtcaagtctaaagtctacagaaataagccagcaactattccagctttggaagacaacatttccgaagaaattcgggctattccggccgaaatgctcgaaaaagttgcccaaaattggactttccgaatggaccacctaagacgcagccgcggtcaacatttaaatgaaattatcttcaaaaagtaaatgtcatggaccaatctaacgtttcaaataaagaaccgatgagattttgcaaatgttatgcgttttttttttttaaaaagttatcaagctcttaacaaatcaccctttacttaaatatttaaaaaagggCCAGTGGCAAGAGTAATAGagatataatttaatagagaaattCACAATATTGATCTTAACTATTTGCAATATCTTCAGAAATAAGAATGTGACTGCCTACTGTGCATTTCAATAAATTGTGGTTAACAGTTTTAAAAGCTTTGAATGCCTCTAGAATAAATTATTAGGTCTGTTCCCGtacatttccacaaaaaaaaattattcagcaGGCGTGCATGAGAGTAAAAAAGGAATTGTACAGTCAAATCTGTATCCATGTTCTGTATTTTTAGTGATAACTTTGGTGATAACTCCTCACATCGAGAAACCATGAAACAAAAAATCCCATTGTTCTACGATGAATTTTgggtataccaaaaaaaaaatgtataccaaaaaaaagttaacccaCCATGAAAAAAACGTAGgtttatttcagaaaattttaactaaaaaaagttttctaattgcaacaacttacaattaaattaatacattttgttaaattgaagaaaatctctggtaagtatatattgaattaggttttgtagtttgaccacataatAACTATCTGCCATTGGTGTACAAAAATACCCCTATAAAAATAGACAAACATTATTTCATCCCTTtgtaaattgatctcacatatagatcaaaagcctttgttgttatgcgctttaaggccggtactatgttcattcttgcgaaaaaatgttatagaaaccattatttcgcacatagaaagcggtgtttatttaggtaacttggagcgctattttacagggaacgatattgaattaagttggtggttgctgtttgttattacaaaattaacattttattttccttgggtAATTGATCTGctgctcctttgatcctttgtatagtttcggaacaaaaatataatccgtgtttgtgttataaacccaaacaaatagttttaataaataaataatttcttaattcacattgcaaatggcgccatactataaacgtcagtttttcaactcgaaaaaaaaaacaaagtaccacaaatggaaaaatttcgctagtttttcgcattttttatttttgtatggagtttcaacgcgaaaaccgaacagagtaccggcctttacagactatcagttattccggaaggaatgtcggtgtttgtaaagaatcttgcagtgtgcattagcgtagcttgacaattttcctagggggggctatagcccccctagctaaaaatttatatttcatttatttatatttcaattaatgttttatttcataaatatgaataaaaaaaattagacatcaaaataactcgaaaattaatttataataaagcaactaaaagtagttccacacatttcccagcaaaaaaatttggtagttcttccaaaggcacaactttaaaagcacttccagaagatgtactcccaatgatgttctttattttaactactcaggaagttctttaaattcaattttttataatttgtttttttttcatacttttaatgggaaattttaacttatttgtttcaaataccttaaaaacgaagtaggaattcataaaatggtacaaataatttaaattttgtcgaaaaaaaaattctaaatccaatctgaaaaacttgtgaatttttaaaaatatttgaggtcaaacgttccgacaagcattagaatccattaaaaattataaaaattatttacttgacaaaatataacagaattttttaatatacattcaaaacattgaattcggatcacacctaaagaagtgatgcaaattcagtgcaacggctgttggaatggaggacttccgtcctatgacaataccat
It includes:
- the RpL37a gene encoding ribosomal protein L37a, which codes for MTKGTSSFGKRHNKTHTLCRRCGRSSYHIQKSTCAQCGYPAAKLRSYNWSIKAKRRKTTGTGRMRHLKVVRRRFRNGFREGTQAKPKKATQAK